The proteins below are encoded in one region of Nitrospira sp.:
- a CDS encoding protein archease: MTGTYRILEKIALADAAFEAVGATPSELCDTAGRALMEILANPATIGTNWTMTVDCEAETLSDLLFDWLNRLVFLKDAHSVVFHHADVVVSERPKPPSWHLHATVFGASVDPARQELCADVKAVTKHLYTVDHVGSQWCARVVLDV; the protein is encoded by the coding sequence ATGACCGGTACCTACCGCATTCTCGAAAAAATTGCGCTTGCCGATGCTGCATTCGAGGCTGTCGGAGCAACACCCAGCGAACTGTGCGACACCGCCGGTCGTGCGCTGATGGAAATCCTGGCGAATCCGGCCACGATCGGGACAAATTGGACCATGACAGTGGACTGCGAGGCTGAGACCTTGAGCGATCTTCTGTTTGACTGGCTCAATCGATTGGTTTTCCTGAAAGATGCCCATAGCGTCGTGTTCCATCATGCGGATGTGGTCGTCTCCGAACGCCCGAAGCCGCCATCCTGGCACCTGCATGCGACTGTCTTCGGCGCATCCGTAGATCCGGCTCGGCAGGAACTCTGCGCGGACGTCAAGGCCGTCACCAAGCACCTCTATACGGTTGACCACGTTGGTAGTCAGTGGTGCGCCCGTGTTGTGTTGGACGTATGA
- a CDS encoding MFS transporter, translating to MKTSLPDSRSLLPLGSLARTGTVRWRILGLLFAISVITYVDRVNISVAARQMMPALGLTDQQMGYVFSAFVAGYALCQIPGGWLGDRWGARRVLTAAIVWWSFCTAATATAATGSLAALVGVVGALATTRFFLGVGESLALPNMNRAVADWLPPREQSLGIGLAISGVGLGAAITPPLTAWIMVNFGWQTAFYVAAAAGLMVAAVWHWYATDGPRTHPGIQDFELAHIESGKETNSGPLRTPWRRFVATKTVWWLLASYACLGYVAYVYMSWFYLYLVNVRGFGDLRGAWFAAAPFLAMLVGCPLGGWLTDRLTQSLGVSAARQRVGMGGMIASGVAIAAGAWAPQPSLAVLLLSLGAGSLYFTAGAYWSSTVHLSKSHAGTLSGLMNTSGNITGSLSPTLTPWLAERFGWEGALIVAAGVAVIGGIMWRRIDPGAGLAKEPWTLRKAAELQ from the coding sequence ATGAAGACTTCCCTCCCCGACTCTCGCTCGCTCCTCCCGCTGGGTTCCTTGGCCCGAACTGGCACCGTGCGCTGGCGCATTCTGGGCTTGCTGTTCGCGATCAGCGTCATCACCTATGTCGATCGGGTCAATATTTCGGTGGCAGCGCGGCAGATGATGCCCGCTCTCGGTCTCACCGACCAACAGATGGGATACGTGTTTTCGGCATTCGTGGCCGGTTACGCCCTCTGTCAGATACCGGGAGGATGGCTGGGGGATCGCTGGGGAGCGCGCCGTGTCCTCACGGCGGCGATCGTATGGTGGTCCTTCTGCACGGCCGCGACCGCGACCGCCGCGACCGGCTCGCTGGCTGCGCTCGTCGGTGTCGTGGGGGCCCTCGCGACAACGCGATTCTTTCTCGGTGTCGGAGAATCGCTCGCTCTGCCCAACATGAACCGTGCGGTGGCCGACTGGTTGCCACCTCGAGAACAGTCGCTTGGTATCGGATTGGCGATCAGCGGGGTGGGGCTCGGCGCTGCGATCACACCGCCCCTCACGGCGTGGATCATGGTCAATTTCGGATGGCAAACCGCGTTCTACGTCGCGGCAGCCGCAGGACTGATGGTGGCAGCGGTCTGGCACTGGTATGCCACCGACGGACCGCGCACCCACCCGGGGATCCAGGATTTTGAGCTGGCTCATATCGAATCCGGGAAGGAGACCAACTCCGGCCCTCTCCGCACACCGTGGCGTCGTTTTGTGGCGACGAAAACAGTCTGGTGGCTGCTCGCGAGCTATGCCTGTCTCGGGTACGTGGCCTATGTGTACATGTCGTGGTTTTACCTGTACCTGGTGAATGTCCGGGGATTCGGCGACCTGCGGGGGGCCTGGTTCGCCGCTGCGCCGTTTCTTGCCATGCTCGTGGGGTGTCCCCTGGGCGGATGGTTGACCGATCGATTGACCCAGTCGCTGGGAGTGTCGGCGGCCAGGCAACGCGTCGGGATGGGCGGGATGATCGCGTCAGGTGTGGCCATCGCCGCGGGAGCGTGGGCGCCGCAGCCCTCGCTGGCGGTTCTTCTGCTCTCGCTCGGCGCAGGAAGCCTGTATTTCACGGCCGGTGCCTACTGGTCGTCGACGGTTCACCTTTCGAAATCCCACGCAGGCACACTGTCAGGCCTCATGAACACGAGCGGCAACATCACCGGCAGTCTTTCCCCGACGTTGACGCCGTGGCTTGCGGAACGTTTCGGGTGGGAGGGGGCACTGATCGTCGCAGCGGGTGTCGCCGTGATTGGTGGGATCATGTGGCGACGCATCGATCCGGGCGCGGGGCTCGCAAAGGAGCCGTGGACCTTGCGAAAGGCGGCGGAACTCCAGTAG
- a CDS encoding beta-ketoacyl-ACP reductase: MEEDQLHPDAQRDADSRNTNVVWVTGGSRGIGRAIALAFGHAQWRVAVHYRERERDARQVVEEIRERGGDAEVYQGEVRDSGQMCKAATAIVERWHRLDAVICNAGMATSRLLAKTDEDAWDRIIGTNLTGVFYTMRAAAPLMIPSGGGHIIVVGSLAGFQGQAGQAAYATSKSGLVGLARTAAREWGPANLRVNLVLPGWQPTHLAGEAFPEHAGAEHLLGRTPDINEVVRTVFHLARCRDISGQIWNLDNRPFY, translated from the coding sequence ATGGAGGAAGACCAACTACATCCGGATGCACAACGCGACGCAGACAGTCGCAACACCAACGTGGTGTGGGTCACCGGCGGCTCACGTGGGATCGGTCGTGCAATCGCGTTGGCCTTCGGCCATGCCCAGTGGCGCGTGGCCGTGCACTACCGCGAGCGGGAAAGAGACGCTCGGCAGGTTGTCGAGGAGATCAGAGAGCGTGGCGGAGATGCGGAGGTCTACCAAGGTGAGGTGCGCGACAGCGGACAGATGTGTAAGGCCGCGACGGCTATCGTGGAGCGATGGCATCGCCTCGATGCGGTCATCTGCAACGCAGGCATGGCGACGAGCCGACTCCTCGCCAAAACGGATGAGGATGCCTGGGACCGAATCATCGGCACCAACCTGACGGGCGTGTTCTATACCATGCGGGCCGCCGCCCCGCTCATGATTCCGTCCGGCGGCGGACATATTATCGTCGTCGGCTCTCTGGCCGGATTTCAGGGACAAGCAGGGCAGGCAGCCTATGCAACGTCAAAATCGGGACTGGTAGGCCTGGCGCGCACAGCCGCGCGTGAATGGGGCCCGGCCAACCTTCGGGTTAACCTCGTCTTGCCAGGGTGGCAACCGACGCATCTTGCCGGTGAGGCGTTCCCCGAACACGCCGGAGCGGAGCATCTCCTTGGTCGCACGCCGGATATCAACGAAGTGGTGCGCACGGTTTTCCACCTTGCGCGCTGCCGAGACATATCCGGTCAAATCTGGAATCTCGACAATCGGCCCTTCTACTGA
- the ppiA gene encoding peptidyl-prolyl cis-trans isomerase has translation MEILGFKKIDPRVTIVTKFGEIKIRFYPDDAPRHVENFLNLVKLGFYNGTRFHRVVPGFIVQGGDPLSRTPDRQLHGTGGPGYFLTPEPNDRPHKRGAVAMAKVPRESNSTRDFNDSGSQFYISVVPNGGLDRTYTVFGEIFRGMDVVDQIVKVERDEADNPLEPIEMLSVTVKE, from the coding sequence ATGGAGATTCTCGGCTTCAAGAAAATCGATCCGCGCGTCACGATCGTCACAAAGTTCGGCGAGATCAAAATCCGATTCTATCCCGACGATGCCCCTCGGCATGTCGAAAATTTTCTCAACCTCGTGAAGCTCGGGTTTTACAATGGGACCAGGTTTCACCGCGTCGTACCTGGGTTCATAGTCCAAGGCGGAGACCCATTGAGCCGCACCCCGGATCGACAATTGCACGGCACCGGGGGCCCCGGGTACTTCCTGACACCCGAACCGAACGACCGCCCGCACAAGCGTGGGGCCGTGGCCATGGCCAAGGTGCCTCGGGAGAGCAACAGCACGCGCGACTTCAACGACAGCGGGTCGCAATTTTATATCTCGGTCGTGCCGAACGGTGGGTTGGATCGAACGTATACCGTCTTCGGAGAAATCTTTCGGGGGATGGACGTCGTCGATCAGATCGTGAAGGTCGAACGCGATGAGGCCGACAACCCGCTCGAACCCATCGAGATGTTGTCGGTCACGGTGAAGGAGTAG
- the putA gene encoding bifunctional protein PutA, translated as MALRHSSLEHSIHEIGRALVRASAGEAPALFDHRRWSQTLLDWAMKDARFKVQLFRFVDVLPSLTTDEQVARLIEEYFGQDVPLAATLKWGMRVMTRTALTAKVGARSIRHQVEQMAKTFIAGPTVSEGGTVLAQLWKAGRASSVDLLGEASVSELEADRYLHRCLAALEDLAGMESAWESQPVLERDHLGTLPRVQLSVKLSALYSQLDPIDPEGSYEAVAERLRMLVRRAQAVRASIIFDMEQAELKELTITIFTRLFSEPDFRTFPFAGLAIQAYLRETTRDVDMLLQWVKQRGTPITIRLVKGAYWDSDCIRYRQRGWPVPAFEQKWETDAQYEALTKTLLDHARWIRPAFGTHNLRSLAHAEAYAASLKLPPESLEYQMIFGMAEPLQDAVVQRSRRLRLYTPVGALLPGMAYLVRRLLENTSNDSFLRKEYVESTPLDELLAIPGPSKHQTANQGAADEHREEFRNEPLSDFSREIVRTTMAEAIVAVRANYGQQIFYDVGKHVRPSGRVMVSRNPSQPDEMLGVLTSCAPSDVVPAVAAARAAMADWAAVPPRARADILKKAAALIRERRYDLAAWEVLEEGKPWREADADIAEAVDFLAYYAAEMRRLGSPRRLGHAPGEDNVLMYEPRGVAAVIAPWNFPLAIPTGMVSAALVAGNSVLFKPSERAPLIGCLMAELLAEAGVPKGALQVLPGGPEVGRALVEHEDVDLVAFTGSKEVGLWIINEAARIRKNQRRVKRVIAEMGGKNAIIIDDTADLDEAVIGVVSSFTGYQGQKCSACSRAIVHTAVYDLFLERLIEAVRSLPIGNPEQPGVRMGPMIDERARSKVREYVDIGRREGRVAIERTVEGPGYFQGPVVVADIKPEHRLAQEEIFGPVLAVMRARTFEEALEMANGTDYALTGGVYSRSPANLLAARNRFDVGNLYLNRPITGALVGRQPFGGHRLSGVGTKAGGSDYLLQFLVARVVSENTLRRGFAPFE; from the coding sequence ATGGCCCTGCGCCACTCCTCCCTGGAACACTCAATCCACGAAATCGGACGCGCATTGGTCCGCGCCTCCGCGGGAGAGGCTCCCGCCCTGTTCGACCACCGACGCTGGTCGCAAACATTGCTCGATTGGGCAATGAAAGACGCCCGGTTCAAGGTCCAACTGTTCCGGTTTGTCGACGTCCTCCCGTCTCTGACCACGGACGAGCAAGTGGCCCGTCTGATTGAAGAATATTTTGGCCAGGACGTCCCCCTCGCCGCGACGTTGAAGTGGGGCATGCGAGTCATGACCCGTACCGCGTTGACGGCCAAGGTCGGTGCACGGTCGATTCGCCATCAAGTCGAGCAGATGGCCAAAACCTTTATCGCGGGCCCAACCGTCTCGGAAGGAGGAACAGTCCTCGCCCAGTTGTGGAAGGCCGGGCGGGCTTCTTCGGTGGATCTGCTGGGAGAGGCCAGCGTATCCGAGCTCGAAGCAGACCGCTATCTTCACCGCTGCCTCGCGGCGCTCGAGGACCTCGCGGGCATGGAGTCCGCATGGGAATCTCAGCCTGTTCTGGAACGTGATCATCTCGGCACCTTGCCGCGCGTGCAGCTGTCCGTCAAACTGTCGGCGCTCTACTCGCAACTCGATCCCATCGACCCGGAGGGCAGCTACGAGGCTGTCGCCGAGCGGTTACGGATGCTGGTACGGCGCGCGCAGGCCGTACGCGCTTCGATCATTTTCGATATGGAACAGGCCGAATTGAAAGAGCTCACGATCACCATCTTTACGCGGCTGTTCTCGGAACCGGACTTTCGGACGTTCCCCTTCGCGGGACTCGCCATCCAGGCCTATCTGCGTGAAACCACCCGTGATGTGGACATGCTTTTGCAATGGGTCAAACAGCGCGGCACGCCCATCACGATCCGTCTTGTGAAGGGCGCGTACTGGGATTCGGACTGCATCCGATATCGGCAACGCGGATGGCCCGTGCCGGCGTTCGAACAGAAGTGGGAAACCGACGCACAGTACGAAGCGCTTACGAAAACGTTGCTCGACCATGCCCGCTGGATTCGCCCCGCGTTCGGCACGCACAATCTCCGCTCATTGGCCCATGCGGAGGCCTATGCCGCATCGTTGAAGCTTCCGCCTGAATCCCTGGAATACCAGATGATCTTTGGAATGGCCGAACCCCTACAGGATGCGGTCGTGCAGCGATCGCGTCGCCTGCGTCTCTACACCCCTGTGGGTGCCCTGCTCCCGGGGATGGCCTACCTCGTGCGACGCTTGCTCGAAAACACCTCCAACGACTCTTTCTTACGCAAGGAGTACGTCGAGTCCACGCCGTTGGACGAGCTGTTGGCCATTCCAGGCCCATCGAAGCATCAAACCGCCAATCAGGGAGCCGCGGACGAGCACAGGGAAGAGTTTCGAAACGAGCCCCTCTCAGATTTTTCACGCGAGATCGTCCGTACGACCATGGCCGAGGCGATCGTCGCGGTGCGGGCCAATTATGGACAGCAGATCTTTTATGATGTCGGCAAACATGTGCGGCCCTCCGGACGAGTCATGGTCTCCCGCAATCCAAGCCAGCCGGACGAGATGCTGGGCGTGCTGACCAGCTGTGCACCGTCCGACGTGGTACCCGCCGTCGCCGCAGCACGAGCAGCCATGGCGGACTGGGCAGCCGTCCCACCACGTGCGCGGGCGGACATCCTGAAAAAGGCAGCCGCCTTGATCCGTGAACGACGCTATGACCTAGCCGCGTGGGAGGTCCTTGAGGAGGGCAAGCCCTGGCGCGAGGCGGACGCCGATATCGCCGAGGCCGTCGACTTCCTCGCCTATTATGCAGCTGAAATGCGGCGACTCGGTTCACCGCGTCGTCTCGGCCACGCACCCGGCGAGGACAACGTTCTCATGTACGAGCCGCGTGGCGTCGCGGCGGTCATTGCTCCGTGGAATTTCCCATTGGCTATCCCGACCGGCATGGTGTCGGCCGCACTAGTTGCGGGAAATTCCGTTCTGTTTAAGCCGTCGGAGCGGGCGCCCCTCATCGGCTGCTTGATGGCTGAACTGCTGGCAGAAGCAGGGGTGCCCAAGGGCGCGCTCCAAGTCCTGCCGGGGGGCCCGGAGGTCGGACGAGCGCTGGTGGAGCATGAGGATGTAGACCTGGTGGCCTTTACCGGATCCAAGGAAGTCGGGCTGTGGATCATCAACGAAGCCGCGCGCATCCGGAAGAACCAGCGTCGGGTCAAGCGCGTGATCGCGGAAATGGGAGGCAAGAACGCCATCATCATCGACGATACCGCTGATCTGGATGAGGCAGTGATCGGCGTGGTGAGTTCGTTTACCGGCTATCAAGGGCAGAAGTGCTCGGCTTGTAGCCGAGCCATCGTGCACACAGCTGTATACGATCTCTTTCTCGAACGCCTCATCGAAGCCGTCCGCTCGCTACCCATCGGCAACCCGGAACAGCCGGGAGTTCGTATGGGGCCGATGATCGACGAGCGGGCGCGGTCCAAAGTGCGCGAATACGTCGACATCGGTCGGCGCGAGGGCCGCGTTGCCATCGAGCGAACGGTCGAAGGGCCGGGATACTTTCAGGGACCCGTCGTGGTGGCCGATATCAAACCGGAGCATCGACTGGCCCAAGAGGAGATTTTCGGACCAGTCCTGGCGGTCATGCGTGCCCGGACGTTTGAGGAAGCGCTGGAGATGGCCAACGGCACCGACTATGCGCTGACCGGAGGCGTCTATTCACGCAGCCCGGCGAACCTGCTCGCAGCGCGGAACCGATTCGACGTGGGGAACCTCTATCTCAACCGGCCCATTACCGGAGCGCTGGTCGGGCGGCAGCCGTTCGGTGGGCACCGGCTCTCAGGGGTCGGAACCAAGGCAGGCGGCAGCGACTATCTGTTACAGTTTTTGGTCGCCCGCGTGGTGAGTGAGAATACCCTCCGGCGAGGATTCGCTCCGTTCGAGTGA
- a CDS encoding peptidase M24 family protein has product MSSTDRAVLFYAASEQDSNLYYATRFLAPDPFLYVELKGERIVIMSDLEMDRARSEASVDRVLSYSEWEQHAKRAGSERPGPMDIVHAFLSAAGITSIVVAANFPFAAAARLQELRYTVVCKRDPFYEQRVVKSAEEVAHIEAAQRATERAVALAHDLLRRTAVQDGRLWSDGTPVTSEGIKKLINVALMEEDCVAQHTIVAGGEQACDPHHEGSGPLPADRSIIFDVFPRSGSSRYFADMSRTVIRGTASPELARLYQTVKDAQEAAIEQIHDGADGAKIHQGICERFERAGYRTGLVNGRMQGYFHGTGHGVGLDIHEAPRISRQGSVLQEGQVVTVEPGLYYPGLGAVRIEDMVLVTKDGCRNLTQFPKAFELE; this is encoded by the coding sequence GTGTCATCCACTGATCGCGCAGTGCTGTTCTACGCGGCCAGCGAGCAGGACTCCAATCTGTATTATGCGACCCGCTTTCTCGCCCCGGATCCGTTCCTGTATGTGGAGTTGAAGGGGGAGCGGATCGTGATCATGAGCGATCTGGAGATGGATCGGGCGCGCAGCGAGGCCTCGGTCGATCGAGTGCTTTCGTATTCGGAATGGGAGCAGCACGCGAAAAGGGCAGGTTCCGAACGACCAGGGCCGATGGACATCGTGCACGCCTTTTTGTCCGCGGCAGGCATCACGTCGATTGTCGTGGCGGCGAATTTCCCCTTCGCGGCGGCGGCGCGCTTACAGGAGCTACGCTATACCGTGGTCTGTAAGAGGGATCCATTCTATGAACAGCGGGTGGTCAAGTCCGCCGAAGAAGTGGCACACATCGAGGCCGCCCAGCGCGCGACGGAGCGGGCCGTTGCACTGGCACACGACCTGCTGCGCCGTACCGCGGTGCAAGACGGGCGATTGTGGTCGGACGGGACACCGGTGACGTCCGAAGGCATCAAGAAGCTGATCAACGTCGCTTTGATGGAGGAAGACTGTGTCGCGCAGCATACGATCGTGGCCGGAGGTGAACAGGCCTGCGATCCTCACCACGAAGGCTCCGGGCCGCTGCCCGCTGATCGCAGCATCATCTTCGATGTCTTTCCACGGTCTGGCAGCAGCCGATACTTCGCCGACATGTCCAGGACGGTGATCCGCGGGACGGCCTCTCCGGAACTCGCGCGCCTCTATCAAACTGTCAAAGACGCTCAAGAGGCGGCGATCGAGCAGATTCATGATGGTGCAGACGGTGCCAAGATCCATCAAGGGATTTGCGAACGGTTCGAACGCGCGGGCTATCGGACGGGACTTGTGAACGGCCGCATGCAAGGGTATTTCCACGGCACCGGCCATGGGGTGGGACTGGACATCCACGAGGCACCTCGGATTAGCCGGCAAGGATCTGTCTTACAAGAAGGACAAGTCGTAACCGTGGAACCCGGCCTCTACTATCCTGGGTTAGGCGCCGTGCGAATCGAGGACATGGTATTGGTCACCAAAGATGGTTGTCGAAATCTGACGCAATTCCCGAAGGCGTTCGAATTGGAGTAG
- the nasE gene encoding nitrite reductase — translation MADFVTVAKTADVKPGTGIVVEVAGKALAVFNVDGAYHVIDNTCIHRGGPLGEGELEGDAVSCPWHGWQYNVKTGVCLGNPAAKVTVYDTTVDGTDIKAKL, via the coding sequence ATGGCCGACTTTGTAACAGTGGCGAAAACGGCGGATGTGAAACCGGGCACTGGGATTGTCGTCGAAGTAGCGGGCAAGGCACTCGCTGTCTTCAATGTCGATGGCGCATACCATGTGATCGACAATACCTGTATACACCGTGGCGGACCCCTCGGAGAGGGTGAGTTGGAAGGGGACGCGGTATCGTGCCCATGGCACGGGTGGCAATACAATGTGAAGACCGGCGTCTGTCTCGGCAATCCAGCGGCCAAAGTCACCGTTTACGATACGACTGTGGACGGGACCGACATCAAGGCAAAACTGTAG
- a CDS encoding succinate dehydrogenase iron-sulfur subunit, protein MSFALMRLTITVQRSIPEIGRAPHDQDYRLDFNRGLTVLEALIRIKNEVDGSLSIRYSCRSAICGSCAMSINGSEKLACRTSVRQEFERHGRIHVGPLKNMRVIKDLVVDMGAFWHAMQGVTPWLSKHAAVPTDPASGQLTISRDQSRFHNVDACIMCGACVAACTTREVSPGFLGPAALAKADRFVEDPRESEVTKTFRLRHLQDANGIWDCTRCNFCVQVCPKDVRPLEAIIRLRRATLERGMLETGGARHIRGFVQLIERHGRLNEALMPLKVVGFELRRIVAVLPLGFRMMLNGKVPNPFGHAIPGHHQVQAIFAAARSHHAARRPTG, encoded by the coding sequence TTGTCGTTTGCCCTCATGCGCCTCACCATCACCGTTCAACGAAGCATTCCCGAAATCGGTCGAGCTCCACACGACCAAGATTACCGGCTCGATTTCAATAGAGGCCTGACGGTTCTCGAGGCGCTCATCCGCATCAAGAACGAGGTGGATGGAAGCCTGAGCATCCGGTATTCCTGTCGGTCCGCGATCTGTGGTTCGTGTGCCATGTCGATCAACGGGAGCGAAAAACTGGCCTGCCGCACCTCGGTTCGACAGGAGTTCGAACGTCACGGACGCATTCACGTGGGCCCTCTCAAAAATATGCGGGTGATCAAGGATCTCGTAGTCGATATGGGCGCGTTCTGGCATGCGATGCAGGGAGTGACCCCCTGGCTCTCGAAGCACGCTGCCGTACCAACGGATCCGGCCAGCGGGCAACTGACGATCTCTCGGGATCAGTCCCGGTTTCACAACGTGGACGCCTGTATCATGTGCGGGGCTTGCGTCGCGGCCTGTACCACCCGTGAGGTCTCGCCAGGATTCCTGGGACCGGCTGCACTGGCGAAGGCCGATCGATTTGTGGAAGACCCGCGTGAATCCGAGGTCACGAAAACATTCCGGCTTCGCCACCTGCAGGATGCGAACGGGATCTGGGACTGCACGAGGTGCAACTTCTGCGTCCAGGTGTGCCCCAAGGACGTCCGCCCTTTGGAGGCCATCATTCGCTTGCGACGGGCAACACTGGAGCGAGGCATGCTGGAGACGGGCGGTGCTCGGCATATTCGGGGCTTTGTGCAACTCATCGAGCGTCACGGGCGACTCAACGAGGCGTTGATGCCGCTCAAGGTCGTGGGATTCGAACTCCGGCGAATCGTGGCCGTCCTGCCGCTCGGCTTCCGCATGATGCTCAATGGCAAGGTACCCAATCCCTTTGGGCATGCGATCCCCGGTCACCATCAGGTACAGGCCATTTTTGCCGCCGCGCGTTCGCATCATGCTGCGAGAAGGCCGACCGGATGA
- the lipA gene encoding lipoyl synthase, translating to MRDLPLLMPDKPVRRLPEWFRVRLHQGPDYRDVQQVVDRLGLHTICQEARCPNRWECWNSRTATFLILGDICTRRCHYCSVATGRPGPVDEGEPVRVAEAVQAMGLRHAVITSVNRDELRGGGSAIFAETIRQIRRVAAGCTIEVLIPDFEGDEAALGTVLHEHPDILNHNIETVPRLFPVIRPQGKYDRSIQLLAKASRMGARTKSGLIVGMGETEDEIRQVMRDLRASGCDVMTIGQYLQPTKAHLPVSRFYHPDEFAAFKAEGLALGFAHVESGPLVRSSYHAEQQVAQ from the coding sequence ATGAGGGACCTGCCGTTACTCATGCCGGACAAGCCGGTACGTCGATTACCCGAATGGTTTCGGGTACGCTTGCACCAAGGTCCCGACTATCGGGACGTCCAACAGGTCGTTGATCGGCTTGGTCTCCACACGATATGCCAGGAAGCGCGCTGCCCAAATCGCTGGGAGTGCTGGAACAGCCGCACGGCGACGTTTCTGATTCTTGGCGATATCTGCACCCGGCGCTGCCACTACTGCTCCGTAGCCACCGGGCGGCCTGGTCCGGTCGATGAGGGCGAGCCGGTACGGGTGGCAGAAGCCGTCCAAGCCATGGGCCTGCGCCATGCAGTGATCACGTCCGTCAATCGTGACGAACTGCGGGGCGGAGGATCGGCGATATTTGCGGAGACGATCCGCCAGATTCGGCGAGTGGCTGCCGGCTGTACCATCGAGGTCCTCATACCGGACTTCGAAGGCGACGAGGCGGCTCTTGGTACGGTGCTGCATGAGCATCCGGATATATTGAATCACAACATCGAGACGGTTCCTCGACTCTTTCCCGTCATTCGACCGCAGGGCAAATACGACCGCTCCATCCAACTCTTGGCGAAGGCTTCCCGGATGGGTGCACGCACCAAATCAGGGTTGATCGTCGGAATGGGGGAAACGGAGGACGAGATCCGGCAGGTCATGCGGGATCTTCGAGCGAGCGGATGTGACGTCATGACGATCGGACAATATCTTCAACCCACCAAGGCGCACCTACCGGTATCGCGTTTCTATCATCCGGACGAATTTGCGGCTTTCAAGGCAGAGGGTCTCGCCCTCGGGTTTGCCCATGTCGAATCCGGTCCCCTCGTCCGCAGTTCGTATCACGCGGAGCAACAGGTTGCGCAGTAG
- a CDS encoding MEMO1 family protein — protein MTSTAPTTSEIPTNPVLRNLQYSPIKEQDEQYMVLWDPSGLSSEKLILPLNYFFIIQHLDGQHSLEQIGALYLRRFGEFLMPDNLRRLLSELEGKLFLEGPKVEAIRAQRQAAYRQAPLRPAVFAGKSYESDGFRLRRQLEGFYASNEGPDQKPSLNRGKRIKGLVAPAYDVKQSGPIYAWAYKELNQAESPDVYVLLGTCHAGMDSLFAVTDRDFQTPLGVVPVHQGLAEAVRSAGADWFRDDLAHQQEHCLEFQMPFLQDAVGSQKKFSMLPILCNFSALSLHEPDVRGEIDRFVDALKGACEAVGVAPCFIASGDLGHIGMRYGDSAPPTDFSFHRCMQNDLAMLKYVEELKPEDFSQFIQTENDSRRISGFAPMYTLLRLMSAERGEVLRYDRGITDQFNSTVTYASIVFF, from the coding sequence ATGACATCCACGGCACCGACCACCAGCGAAATTCCGACCAACCCCGTTCTCAGAAATCTTCAGTATTCCCCAATCAAGGAGCAGGACGAGCAGTATATGGTTTTGTGGGATCCATCTGGGCTTAGCAGTGAAAAACTGATCCTTCCCTTGAACTATTTTTTCATCATTCAGCATCTGGACGGACAGCATTCGCTGGAGCAAATCGGGGCACTGTACCTGCGACGTTTTGGCGAGTTTCTCATGCCCGATAATCTCCGCCGATTGCTCTCCGAATTGGAGGGCAAGCTGTTTCTCGAAGGGCCTAAGGTAGAAGCGATCAGGGCTCAACGGCAAGCGGCCTATCGACAGGCTCCGCTGCGGCCGGCTGTCTTTGCCGGAAAGAGTTATGAGTCCGACGGATTTAGGCTTCGTCGACAACTGGAAGGGTTCTACGCGTCCAACGAAGGACCTGACCAGAAGCCCTCCCTCAACAGGGGGAAGAGGATCAAAGGACTTGTGGCGCCGGCCTACGACGTGAAACAGTCAGGACCGATTTACGCGTGGGCCTACAAGGAGCTGAATCAAGCGGAAAGTCCGGACGTCTATGTTCTGTTGGGCACGTGCCATGCCGGGATGGACTCACTCTTCGCGGTGACGGATCGAGACTTTCAGACCCCGCTTGGGGTCGTCCCTGTCCATCAAGGGCTCGCGGAGGCCGTTCGCTCAGCCGGCGCCGACTGGTTTCGAGACGATCTCGCACATCAACAGGAACACTGTCTCGAATTTCAGATGCCGTTTCTGCAGGATGCCGTGGGCAGCCAGAAGAAGTTTTCCATGCTTCCCATACTTTGCAACTTTTCCGCGCTGTCGCTCCACGAGCCCGACGTGCGGGGCGAGATCGATCGGTTTGTGGACGCACTCAAAGGCGCCTGCGAGGCTGTCGGCGTAGCTCCCTGTTTCATTGCGAGCGGTGATCTCGGCCATATCGGCATGCGATACGGCGATTCGGCGCCGCCGACAGACTTTTCGTTTCACCGCTGTATGCAGAACGATCTTGCGATGCTCAAGTACGTGGAAGAGTTGAAGCCGGAGGACTTTTCCCAATTCATCCAGACGGAAAATGACAGCCGCCGGATCAGCGGCTTCGCCCCGATGTATACGTTGTTGCGGTTGATGTCGGCGGAAAGGGGCGAGGTGTTGCGGTACGATCGCGGGATTACCGACCAGTTCAATTCAACGGTTACCTATGCCAGCATCGTCTTCTTTTAG